The following DNA comes from Candidatus Acidiferrales bacterium.
GCTGGAGGCAGATCCAGCTCCCGCGGAATGGCCAGTTACAAAGACGACGCTTGATGCTTCTTTCCTATGTGTCAACGGGATTCCGAGAGATGTAGGGATGCCGATTCCCGAAGTTATTCCAGGAACGATTTCAACCTCAATTCCAGCGTCCCGCAAGTGCTCAAGTTCTTCGCCTCCACGTCCGAAAATAAAAGGGTCACCGCCTTTTAATCTGACGACACGCCTGCCCGCAAGTGCTTTGCAGATCAGGAGCTCGTTGATTTTTTCTTGCTTCATGCAGTGTTCGCCTGCCCTCTTACCGACAAATATCTTCTCCGCAGACTCAGGTACTTCAGCAAGGAGGTCAGCATTTATCAGAGCATCGTATAACACAACATCTGCCTGTTGAAGAACTCTGAGACCCTTAACAGTGATAAGTTCAGGATCACCAGGACCTGCACCAACAAGATAAACTTTGCCGGGATCCTTAAGATTTCGAGTCACTTCTCCTGTCTCATCCTTCTTGATTCCTTTCTCATGCTCCATCCTATCCAATTCACTTCGCACAATTTGTTCGCGAACTTTTTTGCGGCTCTCGAAATCGGAAAAAGCGTTCTGTACCTCTGGACGTAACTCACCAAGTCGCTCCAGCAAATCGGGATACCCCGAAGAGAATTTACCTTCGATTTTGTCTCGAATAATTTTGCCCAGCGTAGGGCTCTTTCCGTTTGTCGAAACTGCGATCTTCAAATCGCCTCTCTGAAAAACTGACGAAAGATAAAAAGTGCAAAGCTCAGGAACATCGACAATGTTTGCAGGAATTCCGCGTGCCTGTGCTTCATTGAAAATTCTATCTTGAACTTCGCGGTCGTCGGTCGCTCCAATTACAAGGGAATACCCTTCAAGGTCGCCATCTTCATACTCCCGGCGATGCAAAACAATTTTCTTATCCTCAGAAAGTTCCTCTATCCATGAGGAAACTTCTGGAGCAATTACAGTGATGTCGGCCCTAGCTTCGAGTATGCCCTTGATTTTCTGCTCCGCAACTTTTCCTCCACCGATTACAACTACCGGTCGGCGCTCTACTTTTAAAAATATCGGATATAATCTGTTCATGTTTCTTTATATCTGTTCCAACTTATCGTTCACTTTGTTCAGCAACAGCCAGAAACCTTGCGATTACTTTTTGAATAGTGTTCTCTCAATATATCCACTACTTCTGGCCGCGAAAATTCCCTCGGTAAATCCTGGGTGCTACTCAACCGCTCACGTACTTTTGTGCCGCTGAGGATAATCCGTTCGTCGGCTCCATGCGGACACGTTTTCTCAGATGCCATCCCTTCACACTTATTGCAATAGAAGGTGTGCTCAAATTTCAGAGGAGTAATTCCTAGTTCATCCTTTGAGTACCTGTCGAATATCTTCTGCGCATCATATGTACCATAATAATTCCCGACTCCTGCGTGATCTCTGCCGACAATGAAGTGCGTGCATCCATAATTCTGTCGAATTATCGCGTGATGAATTGCCTCTCTTGGTCCGGCATAACGCATTGCCGCCGGCATAACTGAAAGAAGCACACGGTCCTGTGGATAATAATTTCCCAGCAGGGTCTTATAGCATTCCATGCGAACTCCCGCAGGTATATCGTCGCCTTTCGTTTCGCCGACGAGCGGATGGAGAAGAAGCCCGTCGACCATTTCAAGAGCAACCTTCTGTAAATATTCGTGCGCACGGTGGATGGGATTGCGGGTTTGAAAAGCAACCACGCTCTTCCAGCCTCGCTCCCTAAAGTAATGTCGGGTTTCAGTTGGCGTGAGGCGATATTCGGGGAAATCACGATGTGCCTCTAATCTGACAACGTCGATCGATCCGGCGAGGGCCGTATCTCCTTCATCAAACAGATTTTTTACACCTGGATGTTTCGTATCGGTCGTCTGCCAGACCATCCGCGCGAGCTCTTCTTTATTCACTTTGAAAATTTCACTGAGCTGAAGGATCGCGATATTTTTTCCGTCATTGTCTCGAAGAACCACCTGATCGGAGACCTTTAAACGGTCGGCTTCTTCATCTTCGACAAGAAGGAGAATTGGGATAGTCCATGCGAGGCCGTTTGTCAGTCGACCGTTTTCTATGATGTTTCTATAGTTGCCTTCACCAATAAAGCCGGTCAACGGAGAATATGCCCCGCTTGCAATTAGCTCGATGTCCGACCATTGACGTGCGCTGAGAGTGACTGAAGGATATTTTTCAATCCGGTCGATGACTTCATTCCTTTTATTTTCCGGGAGGAACCGGTTAACCAGCGTACCGCCGTGAGGAGCAATTGTCGAATAATCTTCGTTCCCATTCGTATCCTCAAAACGTGAAGTCGCAACTGTTTCATGAAGCCGTCCGGTCCTCTGCAATTGTTCGATCACCTTCTCTTCCTCTTGTTCCGAGAGATTTGTGTCTCCGACCGGCAGCAGACCGAGGAGCTCAAGCGCGCGGAGAAGCTTATTCACACTGATGTCAATTGTTTCTTTGTCAGTCTCAAGAATAACTTCAGGCGCAAGCGGCTGCTCGTAAGGATCCGAGACACCTGTAAAATTTTTTATTTCGCCGGCGATCGCTTTCTTATAGAGCCCCTTGACATCACGCTGGACAAGAGTCTCCATCGGCGCTGAGACAAAAACTTCGATGAAGTCCTTTATCTGAGAACGGACATGATCCCTGATCTCCCTATATGGAGATATGGCCGCAGCGATTGCAATGGCTCCGTTACGGGACAGAAGCTCGCAGACAAATCCGATCCGCAAAATATTTATATCGCGGTCTTCCTTACTAAATCCTAGACCTTTGCTCAGATGAGTGCGGACGACATCACCATCTAGAACTTCAATCTTCGCTTCTCCCCGCTCTTCCAATTTCTTGACGAGCCCGGCAGCTATCGTTGATTTTCCAACTCCGGAAAGACCGGTAAACCATATCGTGAATCCTTCGTGCTTGGGCATATTACTTCCTTATGTAATTAGTAGGCTCCTTAAGAATCTTACCTTTCAAAAATCTTATAATTCACCCGAACAATCCTTCAACCGACAGATAGCGTTCGCCGGTATCGTAGTCGAAAGTCAGAACTGTACTACCTTCTGGGATTTCCGGAAGTTTCTTGGCGACAGCAGCGAGTGCCGCACCGGTAGAGATACCTACAAAAATTCCTTCTTCCTTTGCAGCCCGCACGGTGAATTCGAACGACTCTTCTTTGGTCACCAGCACAACTCCATCAAGGATCTTCACGTTCAGGTTTTTTGGAATAAAACCCGCGCCGATTCCCTGAAGGGGATGCGGGCTCGGTGAGCCTCCGCTGATAACGGGAGACAATGCCGGTTCAACTGCAAAAACTTTGAGCTTCGGAAACTTTTTCTTCAAGACGTTTGCGCAGCCGGTGATATGTCCTCCGGTTCCCACACCGGTGATCAGATAATCTATGCCGTCTGGAAAATCACTGATAATTTCCTGAGCAGTCGTCCGCTCATGCGCTTCGATGTTGGAGGGATTCTCAAACTGCTGCGGTATCCAGGCATTTTGCGTTTTGGAGGCAAGCTCGTTTGCTCTGTCAATTGCACCCTTCATGCCTTTTTCGCGCGGAGTCAGTTCGAGAGTCGCTCCATATGCAGTCAGAATTCGTCTTCGTTCAACAGACATCGATTCCGGCATAACGAGAATAAGTTTATACCCCTTAACCGCAGCCACCATCGCGAGTCCGATCCCCGTATTGCCGGATGTGGGTTCGATGATCACACTATCCTTTTTTAAGATCCCGCGGCGTTCCGCATCATCGATCATGGAAAGTGCAATGCGGTCTTTTATGCTCCCGCCCGGATTTGCTCGCTCGAGTTTTATCCAGACGTTCACCTTGGAAGGAAATAACCTGTTGATTTTCAAATGAGGCGTGTTGCCTATCGTTTCGAGTATAGAATTAACTTTCATGAGAAATGCTCCCTTTTATTTTAGCGGAAAAATGAATCGAGTTATGATATCCCGTGATCTTATATGACAAAGTCGATACCTCCATTCGTCTCGTTCGGAGTCCGCACATTTACCTTCGTCTCGGTGTACACAAACGAAAACGGCGGTACACTGCGAGTCAGCCACGAATTGCCTCCGACGACGCTGTCATGTCCGATTGTTGTGTCGCCGCCGAGTATTACAGCTTGGGCGTAAATTATCACATTGTTTTCAATTGTCGGATGGCGCTTTGTATTTGCAAGCGATTTGTCCACACTCAACGCGCCGAGAGTAACGCCCTGATAAATTTTCACATTGTCGCCGATGACCGTTGTCTCACCTACAACGATTCCCGTACCATGATCGATAAAAAATGGAGTGCCGACTCGCGCCCCAGGATGGATATCGATTCCGGTAAGCTGGTGAGCATATTCGGTCAGCAAGCGTGGGAAAATAGGCACGTCAAGCAGGTAGAATTCATGGGCGATACGGTAAATGGCGATCGCAAGCAATCCCGGATATGCGAGGACCACTTCTTCAACGCTCTCTGCTGCGGGATCGCCGCGATAAATCGCCTCAGCGTCGAGCCAGAGCTTGTTATGAATTTCCGGAAGCCGTGAGAAAAACGCACCGACAATCTCATCAACTGAATCACCCGGTTTGTGCGGCAGCGAATGCAAAATCGCTTTGGCATTGCGCTGAAGCAAAACTAATTTCGCCTGTATTTCTTCGGGCGAAAAGTAAACTTGTTCAGAGAGAGTTGGGAATAGACACTCAATAATTTCATCCGCGAACCGACGGGTCTCCGCCTTGATTGGCAAAGTTAATCCATGCGGCTCATGCTTTTGAAACAGCGTTTCCGCCAGCGTCAGTAATTCTCCGTCCGATTGAATTGTTTTCATCTTAGTGACTTTCGTAGTTGGTAGGAAATTGATTGATTAATTTTATATGGAATGGCCTGGGCGTCGATGAGGGAATGCAGGCTCTTATTTATCGCCTTTATCAATCTAAGAAATACTATACCAAACTGCGACATCTTGTTTATCATGGGTTACAAAAGTTTTATTCCCGACACCACTAACATTGAGCCGAGGATTATTTCAGTCGCTCTCTTCGGGAACGAGACGCTTAACCTGCTTCCGAGAATTGCTCCGGGAACCGAGCCAATCAACAGATTAAGGAGCAGATTAAAATTGACAGTCCCATTCGCAAGGTGTCCTGCGCCGGCGACTGCAGTGAGGATCGCACCATGGAACACGTCAATTCCGACGACCTGTGAAACCGGGATCGCATAAGTTGCAAGCAGGAACGGAACAAAGATGCTTCCGCTCCCCACAGATGTTATAGAAACTGCAAAACCGATCCCAAAACTGACGGCTCTTATTCCGAAGACTCTCCTTCGGACGTCGGGCGAAGATTTGAATTTATCTGCAAGCTTCCAAATCGGCGGGTAAAACAACCCGACGGAAACGACGATGAGAATAGCACCAAGAGAATGCGTAATGAATGAGTCAATCGAGAAAGGATGGAAATATGAAATAAGCCTGAGGAAAATGAATCCAACGATTGCGCCGGGCAAACTGCCGGATAACAGTGTGCCCGTTATTTTGAAGTTAACATTTTTCAAACGGACGTGGGTAATGGCTCCAGCGATTTTTGTCAAGGCACTCAGGACAAGATCGGTTCCGACCGCGAAGACGGGTTGCACTCTGAATATGAAAATCATTATCGGTGTGATAAGGCTTCCGCCTCCCATTCCGGTAAGGCCAATCATCGTTCCGACAAAAAATCCCGCTGCAATAATTTCCCAGGACATCAAGCGTTCGGCCTTTCTTCCCGGTTTTGGGGATCGATAACGTGCAGTCCGCATTCTTTCTTTTGAAATCCGCGCCATCTTCCGGCGCGATCGTCTTCACCCGCGGCAACCGGCGTCGTGCAGTGAGTGCAGCCAATACTTGCGTATCCTGAATCATAAAGCGGATTATACGGCACTTCGTGATCCACAATATATTTCCAGACTTCCTTTTTAGTCCAGCCGGCAAGAGGATTTATTTTTAACAAATTGAACCTCTTGTCCCATTCAACTAATCCCGCATTC
Coding sequences within:
- the cysG gene encoding siroheme synthase CysG is translated as MNRLYPIFLKVERRPVVVIGGGKVAEQKIKGILEARADITVIAPEVSSWIEELSEDKKIVLHRREYEDGDLEGYSLVIGATDDREVQDRIFNEAQARGIPANIVDVPELCTFYLSSVFQRGDLKIAVSTNGKSPTLGKIIRDKIEGKFSSGYPDLLERLGELRPEVQNAFSDFESRKKVREQIVRSELDRMEHEKGIKKDETGEVTRNLKDPGKVYLVGAGPGDPELITVKGLRVLQQADVVLYDALINADLLAEVPESAEKIFVGKRAGEHCMKQEKINELLICKALAGRRVVRLKGGDPFIFGRGGEELEHLRDAGIEVEIVPGITSGIGIPTSLGIPLTHRKEASSVVFVTGHSAGAGSASSREDPGTDQKDIDWKNLMHADTIVVYMGVKKLGLIVDQLIRNGLPSSRPIAVVFGGTTTGEKVIVGRLKNIEEKIEDMQESLPGLIVVGDVVNFFRNREKNGENWSPGSSLLKTVGAEIF
- the sat gene encoding sulfate adenylyltransferase — its product is MPKHEGFTIWFTGLSGVGKSTIAAGLVKKLEERGEAKIEVLDGDVVRTHLSKGLGFSKEDRDINILRIGFVCELLSRNGAIAIAAAISPYREIRDHVRSQIKDFIEVFVSAPMETLVQRDVKGLYKKAIAGEIKNFTGVSDPYEQPLAPEVILETDKETIDISVNKLLRALELLGLLPVGDTNLSEQEEEKVIEQLQRTGRLHETVATSRFEDTNGNEDYSTIAPHGGTLVNRFLPENKRNEVIDRIEKYPSVTLSARQWSDIELIASGAYSPLTGFIGEGNYRNIIENGRLTNGLAWTIPILLLVEDEEADRLKVSDQVVLRDNDGKNIAILQLSEIFKVNKEELARMVWQTTDTKHPGVKNLFDEGDTALAGSIDVVRLEAHRDFPEYRLTPTETRHYFRERGWKSVVAFQTRNPIHRAHEYLQKVALEMVDGLLLHPLVGETKGDDIPAGVRMECYKTLLGNYYPQDRVLLSVMPAAMRYAGPREAIHHAIIRQNYGCTHFIVGRDHAGVGNYYGTYDAQKIFDRYSKDELGITPLKFEHTFYCNKCEGMASEKTCPHGADERIILSGTKVRERLSSTQDLPREFSRPEVVDILREHYSKSNRKVSGCC
- the cysK gene encoding cysteine synthase A, which encodes MKVNSILETIGNTPHLKINRLFPSKVNVWIKLERANPGGSIKDRIALSMIDDAERRGILKKDSVIIEPTSGNTGIGLAMVAAVKGYKLILVMPESMSVERRRILTAYGATLELTPREKGMKGAIDRANELASKTQNAWIPQQFENPSNIEAHERTTAQEIISDFPDGIDYLITGVGTGGHITGCANVLKKKFPKLKVFAVEPALSPVISGGSPSPHPLQGIGAGFIPKNLNVKILDGVVLVTKEESFEFTVRAAKEEGIFVGISTGAALAAVAKKLPEIPEGSTVLTFDYDTGERYLSVEGLFG
- the epsC gene encoding serine O-acetyltransferase EpsC → MKTIQSDGELLTLAETLFQKHEPHGLTLPIKAETRRFADEIIECLFPTLSEQVYFSPEEIQAKLVLLQRNAKAILHSLPHKPGDSVDEIVGAFFSRLPEIHNKLWLDAEAIYRGDPAAESVEEVVLAYPGLLAIAIYRIAHEFYLLDVPIFPRLLTEYAHQLTGIDIHPGARVGTPFFIDHGTGIVVGETTVIGDNVKIYQGVTLGALSVDKSLANTKRHPTIENNVIIYAQAVILGGDTTIGHDSVVGGNSWLTRSVPPFSFVYTETKVNVRTPNETNGGIDFVI
- a CDS encoding sulfite exporter TauE/SafE family protein, which translates into the protein MSWEIIAAGFFVGTMIGLTGMGGGSLITPIMIFIFRVQPVFAVGTDLVLSALTKIAGAITHVRLKNVNFKITGTLLSGSLPGAIVGFIFLRLISYFHPFSIDSFITHSLGAILIVVSVGLFYPPIWKLADKFKSSPDVRRRVFGIRAVSFGIGFAVSITSVGSGSIFVPFLLATYAIPVSQVVGIDVFHGAILTAVAGAGHLANGTVNFNLLLNLLIGSVPGAILGSRLSVSFPKRATEIILGSMLVVSGIKLL